The proteins below are encoded in one region of Paraburkholderia phenazinium:
- a CDS encoding outer membrane protein assembly factor BamE, protein MQQLWVTSFRFSLRPISRAAACSMRDANMKKQWNLALSITLLSLIAGCVADGPPKFPDSQSATQAGGTFVNLDNLRNVEPGLTKDQMFDLLGPPHFHEWFVGGHVWNYLFDFRQGGKIVTCQYQVRFDKQMKVSDTYWRDPSCADFLLTAGGTPAP, encoded by the coding sequence ATGCAGCAACTATGGGTGACGTCATTCCGTTTCTCGCTGCGGCCCATCTCGCGTGCCGCCGCCTGTTCGATGAGAGATGCAAACATGAAAAAGCAATGGAATCTTGCGCTGTCTATCACGTTACTTTCACTGATCGCGGGCTGCGTTGCCGATGGTCCGCCGAAGTTTCCGGATTCTCAATCCGCGACGCAGGCGGGCGGCACCTTCGTCAACCTGGATAACCTGCGCAATGTGGAGCCAGGCCTCACGAAGGACCAGATGTTCGACCTGCTCGGACCGCCTCATTTCCACGAGTGGTTCGTCGGAGGGCATGTCTGGAACTACCTGTTCGATTTTCGTCAAGGCGGAAAGATCGTTACTTGCCAGTATCAGGTGCGATTCGACAAGCAGATGAAGGTGAGCGATACGTACTGGCGCGACCCTTCATGCGCGGATTTTCTTTTGACAGCGGGCGGAACACCGGCGCCGTAG
- a CDS encoding YadA family autotransporter adhesin — protein MIPLSLLLAFSTWGGQAHAQSVSCASTPYNFYDGTASCMGFQASATGAGTTALGASAIASAVQATAVGYLATASNLYAVALGYLATASGQGGVALGSQTIASNINAVAIGVDAAATSAGASALGTFATATGGNSTAVGVSSAANGNYAFSAGWSSVATGPNAIAIGRGAQSTEGIATASTLAVGMNAIASSTSGASIAVGQGANASATGTGGGSPIAIGVNATASGAGNVVLPNGNTATAFEALAVGNGASAAGEQGVAIGNSTNAGATWSTAVGSLAGATGVQSTAVGVWSKATGVGSTALGGGGISAATAVRATADGATAIGGNAGAGAAATATNTVAIGGQSTANQASAIAVGLQTNATGTNAIAIGAASNATASDTVGLGYNALANSTNAVAIGLNTVSSGANAVALGNTSEALAASTVAFGDSNTVAAAAGTGSIAGGHNSQVVGGTGAVALGEGQTASGNGAVAIGDPNTATGNGAVAMGADNIANGNGAIALGNTNVATGAGSVALGNASQANVAGSVAIGNGAIVQSAATSGVALGSGATASSANGVALGPNAVANNANDVALGAGSTTAAANTGTTALFGGTAAGIAKTASGVVSVGSAGNERQIQNVAAGVISSSSTDAINGSQLFSVATGVNNLGSATASALGGGATYNSSTGAISAPSYTVDGNTYTNVGSALESINNSLTGGGIEYFHANSTLADSTANGTNSVAVGPVAVSTGASSVAIGNGAQASNANDVALGAGSTTAAPHTGTFDMTGGTAEATAPTSVVSIGAAGSERQLQNVAAGVLSATSTDAVNGSQLFSVASAGNTTGSTVASALGGGSTYTPGSGVSAPSYTVQGSTYNNVGGALGGLNTSLTNIENSLTNINNGAGIEYFHADSTEADSQATGTNSIAVGPEAVASGTASFAAGNGAQATADNAMALGAQATASVAGAIAIGSGSVSNRTIVPAQGSIATGSYVIPYNTTDETLLGAVSFGTTNAYRQLTNVADGTQQQDAVTVRQLAGALSSFAVTPIEYFHANSTEADSLAVGSNSIAVGPTTVVNGDNGVGIGNGAIVNSNAPGGVAIGEAASSNQADAIALGSGANASGAQSVAQGANASVTAVGGIALGSGAQSSATDAVALGAGASATYANSVALGAGSVTTVGALSNYIAYGLSSPQSSAGEVNIGNRQITGVAAGSVGTDAVNVSQLQAVQQQLTTLINNANGGNGGFPSTSGTTTTPPASTGSNSAAGGQGAVASGTSSTAVGNNSQATATGSTALGQGATSTGSGSVAIGAGSNDEGRSNVVSVGSADSPRQITNVAAGTAPTDAVNVQQLGSAVAQANAYTDNQIQQLKRDADGGIATAMAVAGLPQPSGPGKSMVSVAGSVYRGQSGQAVGISTISDNNHWIYKAAVSTNTQGYYGAVVGAGYQW, from the coding sequence ATGATCCCCTTATCGTTGCTGTTGGCTTTCAGCACGTGGGGTGGACAGGCCCATGCGCAGTCCGTGAGTTGCGCGTCGACTCCCTACAATTTCTATGACGGCACTGCTTCGTGCATGGGGTTTCAGGCGTCGGCCACCGGGGCTGGGACCACGGCGCTAGGCGCAAGCGCGATTGCGTCGGCGGTGCAAGCTACGGCGGTTGGTTACCTCGCCACTGCGTCGAATCTCTACGCGGTGGCTCTCGGCTATCTGGCAACGGCTTCAGGCCAAGGCGGAGTGGCGTTGGGCTCCCAAACAATCGCAAGCAACATCAACGCGGTCGCAATCGGCGTTGACGCTGCTGCCACCTCGGCTGGCGCCAGTGCGCTGGGCACCTTCGCCACTGCTACGGGTGGGAACTCAACCGCGGTCGGTGTCAGTTCCGCAGCCAACGGCAACTATGCGTTCTCCGCGGGCTGGTCGTCCGTCGCCACCGGGCCAAACGCGATCGCAATCGGTAGAGGCGCCCAATCCACGGAAGGGATAGCAACAGCGAGCACACTTGCCGTTGGCATGAACGCCATCGCCAGCAGTACTTCCGGTGCAAGCATTGCCGTGGGCCAGGGCGCGAATGCCTCTGCCACAGGTACCGGAGGAGGTTCGCCTATCGCCATTGGCGTCAATGCCACAGCAAGCGGAGCCGGTAACGTGGTGCTTCCGAACGGCAACACCGCCACGGCCTTCGAGGCGCTTGCGGTAGGCAATGGCGCAAGTGCCGCGGGAGAGCAAGGTGTAGCGATCGGCAACTCCACGAACGCTGGCGCAACGTGGAGCACGGCCGTCGGCAGCCTCGCCGGCGCAACGGGTGTCCAATCGACGGCCGTTGGGGTATGGTCGAAGGCTACGGGTGTCGGTTCCACCGCGTTGGGTGGCGGCGGCATCAGCGCCGCTACGGCGGTCCGGGCGACCGCTGACGGTGCAACCGCCATCGGCGGCAATGCGGGAGCAGGCGCTGCGGCAACGGCCACCAATACCGTCGCCATCGGCGGACAATCGACTGCAAATCAGGCCAGTGCCATCGCCGTCGGGTTGCAGACAAATGCAACCGGAACCAACGCCATTGCTATCGGTGCGGCGTCCAACGCGACGGCCAGCGATACAGTTGGCCTGGGTTATAACGCACTAGCGAATAGCACAAACGCGGTTGCGATTGGCCTCAATACCGTCAGCAGTGGTGCCAACGCGGTCGCCTTGGGCAATACTTCAGAAGCGCTCGCCGCCTCGACGGTAGCGTTCGGTGACAGCAATACCGTAGCGGCAGCAGCCGGCACCGGTTCGATTGCCGGTGGACACAACTCGCAAGTGGTAGGCGGGACAGGCGCGGTTGCGCTCGGTGAGGGGCAAACCGCGAGCGGCAACGGCGCAGTGGCCATTGGCGATCCGAACACGGCCACCGGTAACGGCGCAGTGGCGATGGGTGCCGACAATATCGCAAACGGCAATGGCGCGATCGCGTTGGGTAACACGAACGTGGCGACGGGAGCTGGATCGGTCGCGCTCGGCAACGCATCGCAGGCCAATGTCGCGGGCTCGGTGGCGATTGGTAATGGCGCCATTGTCCAGAGCGCCGCGACGAGCGGCGTGGCGCTCGGGTCGGGCGCCACGGCAAGCAGCGCCAACGGCGTGGCGCTGGGCCCGAACGCCGTGGCGAACAATGCCAACGATGTGGCACTGGGGGCAGGCTCGACCACGGCGGCGGCCAATACAGGGACGACTGCACTGTTTGGCGGTACCGCAGCAGGCATCGCGAAGACAGCCTCCGGGGTCGTCTCCGTCGGCAGCGCGGGCAACGAACGTCAGATCCAGAACGTGGCGGCAGGCGTGATCTCGTCGAGCAGCACCGACGCGATCAACGGATCGCAACTGTTCTCGGTCGCGACCGGCGTAAACAATCTGGGCAGCGCGACGGCGAGCGCACTGGGCGGTGGAGCGACATACAACAGTTCGACAGGAGCGATCAGTGCACCGAGCTATACGGTCGACGGCAATACCTACACAAACGTGGGCAGTGCGCTGGAAAGCATCAACAACTCACTTACCGGCGGTGGGATCGAGTACTTCCATGCGAACTCGACGCTTGCAGATTCAACGGCGAACGGTACCAATAGTGTCGCTGTCGGTCCGGTTGCGGTCTCCACCGGAGCGTCTTCAGTTGCAATCGGCAATGGTGCGCAAGCCAGTAATGCGAATGACGTCGCTCTGGGGGCGGGATCCACAACGGCGGCCCCGCATACCGGAACGTTCGACATGACGGGTGGTACAGCAGAGGCGACTGCACCCACGTCTGTCGTGTCGATTGGCGCAGCCGGATCGGAGCGGCAGCTCCAGAACGTCGCAGCGGGTGTCCTGTCAGCGACGTCGACCGACGCCGTTAACGGCTCGCAACTGTTTTCGGTGGCGAGCGCGGGTAACACGACCGGGTCGACGGTCGCTTCGGCGCTGGGCGGAGGTTCCACTTACACACCGGGCAGCGGTGTCTCGGCACCGAGCTACACCGTGCAAGGCAGCACCTATAACAACGTCGGCGGTGCGCTTGGCGGGTTGAACACCAGCCTCACTAACATCGAGAACTCCCTCACTAACATTAATAACGGCGCGGGCATCGAGTACTTCCATGCTGACTCCACAGAAGCGGACAGCCAGGCAACGGGCACCAACAGTATCGCCGTGGGCCCCGAGGCGGTAGCCAGTGGAACTGCCAGCTTCGCGGCAGGCAACGGTGCGCAGGCAACCGCTGACAACGCCATGGCGCTGGGAGCGCAGGCCACTGCTTCTGTCGCGGGCGCAATTGCAATAGGCTCGGGGTCCGTATCTAACCGCACGATTGTCCCCGCGCAAGGTTCGATTGCGACCGGCAGCTACGTGATTCCCTATAACACCACCGACGAGACGCTGCTGGGTGCGGTGTCGTTCGGAACCACCAATGCGTATCGCCAGTTGACCAATGTCGCAGACGGGACGCAACAGCAGGATGCCGTCACCGTGCGGCAACTTGCCGGAGCATTGTCCTCGTTCGCAGTCACGCCCATTGAGTACTTTCACGCCAACTCGACTGAAGCAGACTCGCTGGCCGTAGGCAGCAATTCAATCGCAGTTGGACCGACCACGGTGGTCAATGGCGACAATGGTGTGGGGATTGGCAACGGCGCCATCGTCAATTCGAACGCGCCGGGTGGTGTCGCGATCGGGGAAGCAGCGAGTTCGAATCAGGCCGACGCGATCGCGCTGGGTAGTGGTGCTAACGCAAGTGGCGCACAGTCTGTCGCGCAAGGTGCGAATGCCAGTGTCACGGCTGTGGGAGGCATCGCGCTGGGTTCCGGCGCGCAAAGCAGCGCCACCGATGCAGTGGCGCTAGGCGCCGGTGCATCCGCAACCTATGCGAACAGTGTCGCACTGGGAGCCGGGTCGGTGACGACGGTCGGTGCATTGTCGAACTACATTGCTTATGGTCTGAGCAGCCCCCAGTCCTCAGCAGGGGAAGTCAATATCGGAAACCGGCAGATCACGGGGGTTGCAGCAGGGAGCGTCGGGACCGACGCAGTCAACGTGAGCCAACTCCAGGCAGTTCAGCAGCAGTTGACCACGCTGATCAACAACGCGAACGGCGGCAATGGTGGTTTCCCGTCCACGTCGGGAACAACAACAACCCCGCCTGCGTCAACGGGATCCAATTCGGCCGCGGGCGGACAGGGGGCAGTTGCTTCGGGAACCAGTAGCACGGCTGTAGGCAACAACTCGCAGGCTACCGCCACCGGGTCGACGGCCCTGGGTCAAGGGGCGACGTCGACAGGATCCGGTTCGGTGGCCATCGGTGCCGGTAGTAACGACGAGGGTCGCAGCAATGTGGTCTCGGTGGGGTCGGCCGATTCACCACGGCAGATTACCAATGTCGCTGCCGGCACCGCACCCACTGACGCCGTCAACGTGCAGCAACTGGGAAGCGCCGTCGCACAGGCAAATGCATATACGGATAATCAGATTCAACAGCTGAAGCGTGACGCGGATGGGGGAATCGCAACTGCGATGGCTGTCGCAGGATTGCCGCAACCTTCCGGGCCGGGAAAAAGCATGGTATCGGTCGCCGGCAGCGTTTATCGGGGCCAGTCAGGCCAGGCGGTCGGCATTTCCACAATCTCGGATAACAATCACTGGATCTATAAGGCTGCGGTTTCGACCAATACGCAAGGCTACTATGGCGCGGTCGTGGGTGCAGGTTACCAGTGGTAA